Below is a genomic region from Neoarius graeffei isolate fNeoGra1 chromosome 12, fNeoGra1.pri, whole genome shotgun sequence.
CAAAGTggatttacaaacaaaaagtaatcaaccctgcataaactcatcactgagaaataaacacacacacacacacacacacacacacacacacacacaaaagtggaTACACAACAGAAATCAGTCTGACCCATTCACTGAGAGAGACTTTTTTCAGAGCAAGTGCTTTGTTGGAAAGTTTACCTCCATCCAGTTCCATCCAAATCTTTTGGATTACCTCAAAAGCAGGGACGGATTATGAGTCTGTGGGCCCCTGGGCCAGACGACGAGAAAGGGCCCCCCCAACAACGCACACACACGCCGCTGCAGCGACACCCAACTCGCACACAAATCAGCAGCGGTACAAAGGTTGCACTAAAAACTATACTACATTTTTATTCATGAAACATCACTTTTTGAACAAACAACTCACACAGAATATCTGATCTGAAACATAGGCTATATGTAACGGTAATGTATATCAAACGAATAACTTTGTCAGCCAAGAAATCGCTAATTCCTATTCACATATTAAATGCTTCTGTTCCAGACTTTGCGCTGCGCGAATTCATGTACAATGTCATTAAAGTCCAATGACTTGGTCAGCTCACTCTCAATGGCCATCAGAGAAAGCCAGCAGAGACGTTCTTGTTTCATCTTTGTCCTTAAttcattacctctgccaaggaggttatgttttcggtagcgttggtttgtttgttggtttgtctgttagcaacattagggAAAAagctatgaacggattgctctgaaattttttccagaggtgtgactgggcacaagtaacaatccattaaattttggcggtgatccggatcaccttctggatcccaatttttttaaaggattctttatcATTGCGAGATAGGCCCATTTTTGGAATTTGTGCATATAACTCCATAACAAATGACCAGAGTGTTTGGTGAAAAAATACACAAAAGGATCTCCATGAGCTCTATAAAGTATCAAAGTTTGATCCGGATCCAGACAAAATTCTGGATACTAGTAAGTCTCAATATGTGGTGAAATGAgctgcttggcggaggtctgtgctctccgagtgcttttctagtttttaatTCGACCCAAAAGAGAGAATGATTGCTCTCCTTCACAGTTGGTAACAGGCAATGTGATGAATAACCGAAGCGCAACGTATACGTTCGGAAACATAGACTCAAGGCCATACTCCAAAATAAGTCTGAGCAGTCCTTTTGGGCTTGTGTCAGCCCCAGCCTTGATGAATGACCTCAGTTGGATTAGTTCGTCGCCTAAACATTCACCCAGATCAGATGGGTAGGCAGATGCCAGAACACTGGCCTTCTGCATCACTGAGGCATCCGATTCAGTCTTTTCGAGGAAAAGCGCACTGAACAagtcatacaagtccctgtatGCCTCCAGACGGTGTCGGAGGCTCTGTGTGAGTCTGTCGATGGCAACATTAAAAGTCTCTATTTGAAATGTGCGTTTCCCTGCAAACTCAATGCCATCTTCTGCTGTTTCGTCAGCAAAGGTTTTGCGTCTCTTTCGACGACAAATGTCATGCTTGCACACCTGACTGACACCAGGTACACTCAACGCGGTCCTCTCAAATTCCTCAAATCGATCCCTCTGTGCAGTAATGAAATCACGCAGTGACTCCAACGCTCTAATAGCACACTCAAGTGAGACATTGCTGTGCTGCAAATTAGTGCTAGTTGCATAGAATCGTGACAATATTGTATCCCAAAACTTGGCCATGAACGCAATCTCCAGTGTCTCAAACtgcttacagagtgaacgtgcttCTGAACGGGTCTCCCTTTTTTCATCCATATCCGTGGAAAAAAGCTTTACCCTTTTGTGCAACTGCTGGTAATTTTGCCACAATGCCTTTGTTGATTCTGCTCGGCAGCTCCAGCGTGTGGATTTCAAAGTAAGCTCTAAGCAAGTGTCAGAATCTCCGAATACTTTGGCCCATCGATGCGTGGAGGCAGCGGCAAATTTGTACAGAGActgcaaaaaatcaaaataatCGCCAACTGCATCACTACAGTCCTCAATACTGTTAACTCCGACCAGGTTTAAAGAATGGGCTGCACATGGGACATAGTGAATCATTGGATTCTTCTTTTTTAGGTAGGCTTGCAATCTGCTATATTTTCCACTCATGTTACTCGCATTATTATACGACTGTCCACGACAGTTTGCAAGATCTAGACCAAGTTGATAAACCATTGAGATAACACAATCAGCTAAGCTTTCTCCTCTGTGACTATTGATGGGCTCaaatctagcctgggcccgcccatcctaagcgtgacgcaacatgagggcctgttgcgagcttagtctggccaggcaagctatctacagctcttccaagctcccgaaaaatcgggagccaatcaactttgagcatctccaacggccctgggtagaggcgtgttcaaggcagtgacgtagtagaactgcgaccggaagccatagattatttacagaatctatgccggaagcgcttcattcactagaaacatgacgaacatggagcaagttctcattgaaaacggagcaaagagcagccctggaggtatttattgaaaggaaggacgttttcgccttgctcccgaccggcttcggtaagagtttaatctaccagttagccccgttgcgtcacatacgtcagaggaaagagtgatgtgattggtttaagcttcgtcacagccttttctggcttcgactattggctcatttgaaatttcatgacagcaacacatctcaaaaaagttgggacaggggcaataagaggctggaaaagttaaaggtacaaaaaaggaacagctggaggaccaaatcgcaacttattaggtcaattgccaataggtcattaacatgactgggtataaaaagagcatcttggagtggcagcggctctcagaagtaaagatgggaagaggatcaccaatccccctaattctgcgccgacaaatagtggagcaatatcagaaaggagttcgacagtgtaaaattgcaaagagtttgaacatatcatcatctacagtgcataatatcatcaaaagattcagagaatctggaagaatctctgtgcgtaagggtcaaggccggaaaaccatactgggtgtccgtgatcttcgggcccttagacggcactgcatcacatacaggcatgcttctgtattggaaatcacaaaatgggctcaggaatatttccagagaacattatctgtgaacacaattcaccgtgccatccaccattgccagctaaaactctatagttcaaagaagaagccgtatgtaaacattatccagaagcgaagatgtcttctctgggccaaggctcatttaaaatggactgtggcaaagtggaaaactgttctgtggtcagacgaatcaaaatttgaagttctttatggaaatcagggacgccgtgtcattcggactaaagaagagaaggacgacccaagttgttatcagcgctcagttcagaagcctgcatctctgatggtatggggttgcattagtgcgtgtggcatgggcagcttacacatctggaaagacaccatcaatgctgaaaggtatatccaggttctagagcaacatatgctcccatccagatgacgtctctttcagggaagaccttgcattttccaacatgacaatgccaaaccacatactgcatcaattacagcatcatggctgcgtagaagaagggtccgggtactgaactggccagcccgcagtccagatctttcacccatagaaaacatttggtgcatcataaaacggaagatacgacaaaaaagacctaagacagttgagcaactagaatcctacattagacaagactgggttaacattcctatccctaaacttgagcaacttgtctcctcagtccccagacgtttacagactgttgtaaagagaaaaggggatgtctcccagtggtaaacatggccttgtcccaacttttttgagatgtgttgttgtcatgaaatttaaaatcacctaatttttctctttaaatgatacattttctcagtttaaacatttgatatgtcatctatgttctattctgaataaaatatggaattttgaaacttccacatcattgcattccatttttatttacaatttgtactttgtccaaagttttttggaatcggggttgtattttcagtAAGCTAACAGACTAGCTTTGTCCTAGACGTAAACAGAACTGAATTACTTTTACGTATTACCGTACTGAAGCAATTAAAAGTAATTCAAACAAAAGAGACTGACTTAAACATCAGTATGCGTTGCGTTGGTATGGCAGAAATATTTTTTCACGTTCCATATTTAGACTATGGTGGGGCAAATTAGACTATGGTGTGCAAGCCAtgcactcagcaatacatttaaTGCAGGATCAGAgagaaatctttatttttcttttctttttctctggGCCCCCTCCAGACTGGGCCCGGGTGCAATCGCTCCCGTTGTtacccctccagaaccggccctggacCTGCGCACTAATGAAGCAGATAGAGGGGTACATGTGACATTTAATACCCCACGTTATTTGATTGAGAGGCCCCTTTTAGATATCAAGGGTGAATAACATAACCTGTGGTTCAGGGGCCCTATTAAGACATATGACATATCATACCCCATGCTGTTTAATTGAGGGGTCCTTTCAGATACCAGGGATGACTAACATACTGTAACCTGTGTTTCAGGGCCCCATATGACATATGACCTAATTGAGGGGCCCTTTTCCGATACCAAGGATGAATAACATACACAACGTGTGGCTCAGGGGCCCTATATGACATATCACACACCATGCTATTTGATTGAGGGGCCCCTTTCACATATCAGGGATGAATTACAAAGCCCGTGGCATATAATGGAGGGGCCCTATTAAGACATATTACATAATATAACCAGTGTTATATGGCTTCAGAGCCCCAATAGGATATCGGGATGCATAATGTTGTAAAAACAATATTGAAATGGTAGCACGGAGGCTTGGGCTTCAGGGCCCCCTTGGGCCTGGGCCCGGTAGGCCCGTGCAGTAATCCATCCTTGATATTACACTTAtattatttactgctatgcacttctggttagatgcaatctgcattccgttgccttgtacctgtgacgtgCAATttcaaagttgaatctaatctaatctaatctaatctaatctaatctaatgagaGAGTGAGCTGTGTTCTGCAACATGTTATGTACAAGtgttagtcactgaaaagtgaggaTTAAAAATAAAAGACCACCTTGAATTGTCGTTCCCTGTCCCCCATTGCCCTGTCTCAGGGAATtgttatatgtatatactgtacacaCTAGAAACACTAACTATGTATGGAATTGTGGTTCTAAAAAGCCCAGATAATGGCCAGGGTTGATGAGAATGACTTGGATGCATATGAATGAATGCCAACAACTTTCAGCAAAGTCACAAAATGATGGCTGGCAAAGTATTTACAATACTACTATTCTACTATTCACACTCAGGGGTGTGataacaatctctctctctagggcttgcatgttatctattataaaCATCAGTTCACATTAGGATTATTCCTTAGAGCTGGGCTACAAAAGTGGAGCTCTGCACCAGATGCAACAGATATAATATTTGGACCAGATATGcaaacatttcatttggaaatattgtctcatttcttttcttttctttttacctTTAAAAATCTGATCTGTGAGGAAGTGGTGGTGATTTGCAGAGATTCATCCTGCACTGTTAGTTATATCTGTAAAAATTGTATTGTTCTATTTTGTATCATATTATGTCACTTATTAATAATAGCACAATTGAGGTTTTGCTTGTACATCAGCAAATATTCCAGGTTGCACTGACCGAGGGACCAATATCAAAAGTTACTTTTGTTATATTAATGTCTCTGTTCTTTGCTTATTTGAATGCCATCATGGTCTACACTCTTTGGAGTAAGCCTGTTTTTAAGGAGACTCCACGCTACATTCTGTTCAACCACATGCTTTTCAATGATTTGATTCAGCTCTTTGTTACGTCTTTGTTATACATTTTTGGTCTGGCCTATCTCAGGTTAGCCATGACTGCTTGTGCTTTTTTAGTTTTTGTTTCAAGTACAACTTttcgtaatgcacctttaaacctGGCTCTGATGTCGATAGAGCGTTATGTGGCCATAAGCTTTCCTTTAAGACATGCTGAAATAGCCACTCAGAAAAGAACTTGTATTGCCATTGGAATTATTTGGTTTATGGGTTTGTTGCACTTTTTAATTGACTTGTTTTATGTAGTAGCCAAAGATCCTAAATTTTTAACGTCACAAATATTTTGTACAAGAGAAAGGCTCTTCATAAAGCAGTGGCAAGTAGATGTCTATCAGGGCTTCAATGTATTTTACTTTGTGTCAGTGTCTATGATCATCCTTTTCACTTATATCAGCATTTTGATCACAACCAGGTCCGTGTCCTCCAATAAAGACTCTGCTGTGAAAGCCCACAAAACCGTGCTGCTGCACCTCATTCAGCTGGGTCTGTGCCTTACTTCTTTTCTCTACAGCATTATAGAGCGAGCTGCAGCAATggccagcagcaacagcagcctcTTCATGGACCTGCGTTATCTAAACTATGTGTTTGTGCTGCTCTTGCCACGCTACCTAAGCCCACTCATCTATGGACTAAGAGACGATGCTGTACGACCCTTATTCATGTACTACTTTCGCTGGGCCAGAGGCAAACGCATGACTACTGTCAGTGTACACTGAACTAAGGACATTTTCCAGATGCTTAAGGATATTTAAACCTTTTCAATGTTTTCAGTAACTCATGAAGAAAATATATCATGAATGGTTATACACAGTTACCTTGTAACTCAGAGTTCCTAATGCTTGGGGTTAACCTGTTTGAGTAATCATGTCATTTATACAGGTTTGACCTTAATCGTCTTTGATGCAAATGTTTTGACTATATTCTGCTGACTAGTTAACAaattaaatttcaaaataaaaataaatgtggtCATTAAACCTATAGCAGATTATAATTAAGGTTTAATCAAGAATACTAAAGAAAACCCAATTAAATGATGCTGATAGAAAGTGTTTATGGTTAATCTGTTCACTAATATCCAGTTTTCCTCATCTGAAAATTTTTCAAGTTGatgcttatccatccattatctgtaaccgcttatcctgtacagggtcacaagcaagctggggccttcccagctgactatgggcgagaggtgggatacatcctggacaaattgccagattatcgcaggtctgacacatagacacaagcaaccattcacacctatggtcaatttagagtcactaattagcctaatctgtatgtctttggactgtgggggaaaacggagcaccggaAGGAAATCCAtggagacactgggagaacatacaaacttcacacagaaaggcccctgtcagccactggacttgaaacAAGAAccatcttgttgtgaggtgacagtgctaaccactgtgtcaCCCAAGTTTATGCTTATTTAATTTAAAACTCATACAAACAGcatcacctggcgacttgtccagggtgtaccccgcctttcgcccgtagtcagctgggataggctccagcttgcctgtgaccctgtagaacaggataaagcggctagagataatgagatgagacaaacagcaTCTAGGCTTAGTATttttaaaggtactgactgcaaagtcatctaaaGATTTTAAATCTTTTAATTGTGCATGCCATTTTCCTCTTtcccacaagaacaatatcatgtggatgagATGTGATAATTCTGTTGAGGTGAGGGTTGCTTTCCTTCGTTTTGGGACTGAATATCGTACCTCTTAGAGCCAAACAGTATGGCCCCACAGAAACAGCCAAACCCAAGGAGCtataactccatccatccatctattatctgtagccgcttatcctgtgcagggttgcaggcaagctggagcctatcccagctgactatgggcgagaggcagggtacaccttggacaagtccccaggtcatcgcagggctgagacatagagacaaacagccattcacactcacacctacggtcaatttagagccaccaattagcctaacctgcatgtctttggactgtgggggaacccggagcatccagaggaaacccacgcagacacggggagaacatgcaaactccacacagaaaagccttcatcggctgctgggctcgaacccaggaccttcttgctgtaaggcgacagtgctaacca
It encodes:
- the LOC132894986 gene encoding odorant receptor 131-2-like, with amino-acid sequence MSLINNSTIEVLLVHQQIFQVALTEGPISKVTFVILMSLFFAYLNAIMVYTLWSKPVFKETPRYILFNHMLFNDLIQLFVTSLLYIFGLAYLRLAMTACAFLVFVSSTTFRNAPLNLALMSIERYVAISFPLRHAEIATQKRTCIAIGIIWFMGLLHFLIDLFYVVAKDPKFLTSQIFCTRERLFIKQWQVDVYQGFNVFYFVSVSMIILFTYISILITTRSVSSNKDSAVKAHKTVLLHLIQLGLCLTSFLYSIIERAAAMASSNSSLFMDLRYLNYVFVLLLPRYLSPLIYGLRDDAVRPLFMYYFRWARGKRMTTVSVH